The Methylomonas sp. UP202 DNA window ATCGCAAAAATATAGTGGTCGTCGAACTTATAAATCAGCCAGATAAACACAGCGTATGTTCAAGCCAAAAGCTTGGCAAGCAGCGGCATGACTTCGGCGGCACATACCAAGCCGAGCATCCATTTGACAATCAATAAATCCGATTTGACCGGCGCAAGCTCGATTTGCACATCCTTTTTGGTGAGCGGATCGGCTTCAGTTTGGGCGTCGCGAAAAGCTTTCCCATCTGTTTTTTGTCAAAACCGGCTTCTTTCAACTTACACACAAATTTGTGAGTATCAAAAGTCACAGTAGCCGTTGCTTATCTCTTTTCAATATGCCTATCAGCGTACAAGAATTAAATGAGTTTTCAGGGATTGAAACCATACGCTACATTCAATTCCGCAGGTACTTAAATACCTCAGCCGCAGCATCTACGGTCGCCTGCAAATCCTCATCCATATGCGCGGCAGAAACGAAACCGGCCTCGAACGCCGACGGCGCCAGATAAACTCCGTGTTCCAACATCGCATGGAAGAAATGTTTGAAACTCTCGACGTCACAGGCCATCACTTGCGCGAAACGGCTGACGGTTTTTTCTTCAGTGAAAAACAATCCGAACATCGCCCCGACCTGATTGGTGGTGAAAGCGATGCCAGCCTGATCGGCGGCGTTCTGCAAGCCGGCCAACAATTGCGTGGTTTTGGCGGTCAAGACCTCATAGAAGCCGGGCTGATTGATCAGTTCCAAAGTTTTCAGGCCAGCGGCCATTGCCACCGGACAGCCGGACAAGGTGCCGGCTTGATAGACCGGGCCGAGCGGGGCCAGATATTCCATGATCTTGCGGCTGCCGCCGAAGGCCCCGACCGGCAGGCCGCCGCCGATGATTTTACCGAGCGTGGTCAAATCCGGTTTGATGCTGTATAGACCTTGCGCGCCTTGCAAGCCGACACGAAAGCCGGTCATTACTTCGTCGAAGATCAGCACGCTGCCATACTGGTCGCAGACCTGGCGCAGGGTTTGCAAAAAGCCCGGTTCCGGCGGAATGCAGTTCATGTTGCCGGCCACCGGCTCGACGATGATGCAAGCGATTTTATCGCCGACTTCGGCAAAGGTCTGCTTCACCGCGTCGCTGTCATTGTAAGCCAGCGTGATGGTATCGGCGGCCAGCGCGGCCGGCACGCCGGGCGAGCTGGGTACTCCCAGCGTCAATGCGCCGGAACCAGCTTTTACTAATAAGGAATCGGAATGGCCGTGATAGCAGCCTTCGAATTTGACGATCTTGTCGCGGCCGGTGTAACCGCGCGCCAAGCGCAACGCGCTCATGGTGGCTTCGGTGCCGGAGCTGACCATGCGGATCATTTCTATCGAAGGCAGCAACTCGCAAACCGTTTGCGCCATCAGCGTTTCGATCTCGGTCGGCGCGCCGAAACTTAGACCTTTTTCCGCGCTGAGTTTGACTGCATCGATCACGGCCGGATGGGCGTGGCCGACAATCATCGGCCCCCAGGAGCCGACGTAATCGATATAGCGTTTGCCTTCGGCGTCCCAAACGTAAGCGCCTTGAGCGCGATCGAAATACACTGGCGTGCCACCGACGCCCTTGAAGGCCCGCACCGGCGAGTTGACGCCGCCGGGAATGACTTGTTGAGCTTGAGAAAAAAGTTCGCTGGATGAGGTCATGATGAAAAAATCCGTTGGCAAATCGCTATCGCTAATCGAGGGAAAAGGGCATTTCCGGCCATTCTCCGGCAGACTAGTTTTCA harbors:
- the hemL gene encoding glutamate-1-semialdehyde 2,1-aminomutase; the encoded protein is MTSSSELFSQAQQVIPGGVNSPVRAFKGVGGTPVYFDRAQGAYVWDAEGKRYIDYVGSWGPMIVGHAHPAVIDAVKLSAEKGLSFGAPTEIETLMAQTVCELLPSIEMIRMVSSGTEATMSALRLARGYTGRDKIVKFEGCYHGHSDSLLVKAGSGALTLGVPSSPGVPAALAADTITLAYNDSDAVKQTFAEVGDKIACIIVEPVAGNMNCIPPEPGFLQTLRQVCDQYGSVLIFDEVMTGFRVGLQGAQGLYSIKPDLTTLGKIIGGGLPVGAFGGSRKIMEYLAPLGPVYQAGTLSGCPVAMAAGLKTLELINQPGFYEVLTAKTTQLLAGLQNAADQAGIAFTTNQVGAMFGLFFTEEKTVSRFAQVMACDVESFKHFFHAMLEHGVYLAPSAFEAGFVSAAHMDEDLQATVDAAAEVFKYLRN